The following proteins are encoded in a genomic region of Deltaproteobacteria bacterium:
- the fsa gene encoding fructose-6-phosphate aldolase, whose translation MKIFIDSADVKEIREAQAMGVIDGVTTNPTLAAKTGRNYNETLKEICSIVNGPVSAETVSLDKDGMMKEAQAFRKIHKNIVIKIVMTTEGLKAVKQCAAEGIPTNVTLVFSANQALLAAKAGATFVSPFVGRLDDISQYGMELIRQIRQIYNNFGFKTEILTASVRHPVHVLEAALMGSDVVTCPFPVITRLAKHPLTDIGIQKFLDDWKKIPK comes from the coding sequence ATGAAAATATTTATCGATTCTGCCGATGTCAAAGAGATCCGCGAGGCCCAGGCGATGGGGGTGATTGATGGGGTCACCACCAACCCGACCCTCGCCGCCAAGACGGGGCGAAATTATAATGAAACCCTAAAAGAGATCTGCTCGATTGTGAACGGGCCGGTCAGTGCTGAAACCGTGAGTCTCGATAAGGACGGAATGATGAAGGAGGCACAGGCCTTCCGGAAGATCCACAAAAATATTGTGATCAAGATTGTGATGACGACGGAAGGGCTCAAGGCGGTCAAGCAGTGCGCCGCGGAGGGGATACCAACCAACGTGACCCTCGTCTTTTCGGCCAACCAGGCGTTGCTCGCCGCCAAGGCGGGGGCCACTTTTGTCTCCCCTTTTGTCGGGCGTTTGGATGACATCTCCCAGTACGGGATGGAACTGATCCGGCAGATCCGGCAGATCTACAACAACTTCGGCTTTAAAACCGAGATCCTGACCGCCAGTGTCCGTCACCCGGTCCATGTGCTTGAAGCGGCGCTAATGGGCTCGGATGTCGTCACCTGCCCCTTTCCCGTCATCACCCGGCTCGCCAAACACCCGTTGACCGATATCGGGATTCAGAAATTTCTCGACGATTGGAAGAAAATCCCAAAGTAA
- the folK gene encoding 2-amino-4-hydroxy-6-hydroxymethyldihydropteridine diphosphokinase — protein sequence MMSEIAFIGIGSNLGDRLKNCRQAIDQFSLLPKTRVVQESPFYETEPVVLPHQKGRQEWFINSVIQIKTDLEPEALLKRLQTIEKNMGRESKSDWAPRTIDLDLLFFDTLILATPNLTLPHPEIVKRRFVLQPLFDIAPDWEHPLLKKPIRTLLKELEDRSQVKVWLVNNHS from the coding sequence CTGATGTCGGAGATTGCTTTTATTGGTATCGGTTCCAACCTTGGTGACAGGCTCAAGAATTGTCGCCAGGCCATTGATCAGTTTTCTCTCTTGCCGAAAACAAGGGTCGTCCAGGAATCTCCATTCTATGAAACAGAACCGGTGGTCCTCCCCCATCAAAAGGGACGACAAGAGTGGTTTATCAACAGTGTGATTCAAATCAAAACCGATCTTGAACCTGAGGCCCTTTTAAAAAGGCTTCAAACGATTGAAAAAAATATGGGGAGAGAAAGCAAATCAGATTGGGCCCCCCGGACGATTGACCTCGACCTCCTTTTTTTCGACACCCTCATCTTGGCAACGCCAAACCTGACCCTGCCCCATCCGGAGATCGTCAAAAGGCGCTTTGTCCTGCAACCGCTCTTCGACATCGCCCCCGATTGGGAACACCCCCTCCTCAAGAAACCGATCCGGACCCTTTTAAAAGAGCTTGAAGACCGATCCCAAGTTAAGGTATGGCTAGTGAACAATCACTCATGA
- the lipA gene encoding lipoyl synthase, whose protein sequence is MRYQRKQVAGVIHPNESLKSKGGSPYTRHPEWLKVKMPQGEEYHRLKLLAREHRLHTVCESASCPNIGECWNNGTLTIMIMGNTCTRACRFCDVPAGKPGPLDPREPEEVAGMLSKLGLRYAVITSVDRDDLPDEGASHWATTIQKVREACPVLKIEVLIPDFHARGDCLKTVCEAAPDLLAHNLETVRGLQGKIRPQSRYDWSLKTLRIARQEFGMMTKSGLMLGLGESREQVIEAMEDLQKVDCQILTLGQYLRPSRQHHPVVDYISPEQFARYREIGEEIGFAHVESGPLVRSSYRADRQAAGFV, encoded by the coding sequence ATGAGGTATCAAAGGAAACAGGTAGCGGGGGTGATTCACCCCAACGAGTCGCTCAAATCTAAGGGTGGTTCACCCTACACGAGGCATCCGGAATGGCTGAAGGTGAAGATGCCTCAGGGGGAAGAATACCACCGTTTGAAGCTTCTTGCCCGGGAGCATCGTCTTCATACGGTGTGCGAATCAGCCTCCTGCCCCAATATCGGGGAATGTTGGAACAATGGGACACTCACGATCATGATCATGGGGAATACTTGCACACGGGCCTGTCGGTTTTGTGATGTCCCTGCCGGAAAACCCGGTCCTTTGGATCCTCGTGAACCTGAGGAGGTGGCGGGGATGCTCTCCAAACTGGGCCTCCGCTATGCGGTGATTACCTCCGTGGATCGGGATGATCTCCCGGACGAAGGGGCCTCGCATTGGGCGACGACCATCCAAAAAGTGAGAGAGGCCTGCCCGGTCCTGAAGATCGAAGTTTTAATTCCTGATTTCCATGCCAGGGGAGATTGCCTCAAAACTGTTTGCGAAGCGGCCCCGGATCTCCTGGCCCATAATCTGGAAACAGTTCGGGGGCTTCAGGGAAAAATCAGGCCTCAGAGCCGGTATGACTGGTCCCTAAAGACCCTTCGGATCGCGAGGCAAGAATTTGGGATGATGACCAAGAGCGGTCTGATGCTGGGCTTGGGGGAGAGCAGGGAACAGGTTATTGAGGCGATGGAGGATTTACAAAAAGTTGACTGTCAGATTCTGACCCTCGGGCAATACCTTCGTCCCTCACGACAACACCACCCGGTGGTTGATTATATCAGCCCCGAACAGTTTGCTCGGTACCGGGAGATCGGGGAGGAGATCGGCTTTGCCCATGTCGAGTCCGGCCCTCTTGTTCGGAGTTCTTACCGTGCCGACCGGCAGGCCGCCGGGTTTGTGTAA
- the pdhA gene encoding pyruvate dehydrogenase (acetyl-transferring) E1 component subunit alpha yields MKAPEDFQKRTLFFYRQMLLIRRFEEKVAQMYGEGYVTGFCHLYIGQEAVATGAIGTLNPQDYVFASYREHPHPILKGTDPKRVMAELFGKKSGCSQGKGGSMHLFDVEKGFLGGHAIVAGHCPLAAGTAFASKYLGNGRVSLCFFGDGATNQGVFHETLNLAAMWELPVVFICENNRYGMGTAIERTTKIYDIAKKASGYAMPHEQVDGMDVEAVYQATKKAVERARQENTPTLLEAVTYRFKGHSMSDPAHYRTKEELEEQKERDPLRKIRDQLLVEKSVTEEDFKEMEKGVKGVLDEAVRFAMESEFPSYEDIFADVYA; encoded by the coding sequence ATGAAGGCTCCGGAAGATTTTCAAAAAAGGACTCTCTTCTTTTATAGACAGATGCTCCTGATCCGTCGTTTTGAAGAAAAAGTGGCCCAGATGTACGGGGAAGGGTATGTAACCGGTTTCTGTCATCTCTACATCGGTCAGGAGGCGGTGGCGACAGGGGCGATAGGAACCCTGAATCCCCAGGATTATGTTTTTGCCTCTTATCGCGAACACCCCCATCCGATCCTTAAGGGGACTGACCCCAAGCGGGTGATGGCTGAACTTTTTGGAAAAAAGAGTGGTTGTTCCCAGGGGAAGGGGGGGTCGATGCACCTGTTTGATGTCGAGAAAGGGTTCTTGGGGGGGCATGCGATCGTGGCTGGCCATTGTCCCTTGGCGGCCGGGACTGCGTTCGCCTCGAAGTATCTGGGGAACGGTCGTGTTTCTCTCTGTTTTTTCGGAGATGGGGCGACCAATCAGGGGGTTTTTCATGAAACATTGAATCTTGCCGCCATGTGGGAGCTCCCGGTCGTCTTTATTTGTGAGAATAACCGCTATGGGATGGGGACCGCCATCGAACGGACGACCAAGATTTATGATATTGCCAAGAAGGCCTCCGGTTACGCCATGCCGCACGAACAGGTTGACGGGATGGATGTGGAGGCGGTCTACCAGGCGACGAAGAAGGCGGTAGAGAGGGCTCGCCAGGAGAATACCCCGACACTTTTGGAAGCGGTCACTTACCGTTTCAAAGGGCATTCGATGAGTGACCCGGCCCATTACCGGACCAAGGAGGAATTGGAGGAACAAAAAGAGAGAGATCCTTTGAGGAAGATCAGAGATCAACTTCTGGTTGAAAAATCAGTGACAGAGGAAGATTTTAAGGAAATGGAAAAAGGGGTCAAGGGTGTGTTGGATGAGGCGGTCCGGTTTGCGATGGAGTCTGAATTCCCAAGCTACGAAGATATTTTTGCGGATGTGTATGCTTAA
- the lpdA gene encoding dihydrolipoyl dehydrogenase yields the protein MTQNYDLIVIGTGPGGYVAAIRASQLGLKVAVVEREKVGGVCLNWGCIPTKSLLESAHLFAKMQRAEDYGLKASSVGFDFTQVIKRSRQVAGRLEKGVQFLFKKNKIDLYEGEAVILAPGEVGITSCNSAKELQAKNILLATGARPRSLPGIEPDGEKIITYREAIQLSQCPKNLAIIGAGAIGVEMAYFYASLGAAISLFEVASNILPFEDQEVSEALEKQFKKEGWGIHTSARVEKVEKNSHGVKIVYRSGDQQGETSADLLLLAVGMQGNGDRLGKVIQGDPKTGFVKVNERFQTAKDGIYAIGDLIGPPLLAHVASAEGLAAVEGIAGKKGDSPKPRPINYDRIPSCVYCEPQVAHVGLTEKQARERTDKIRVGRFPFQASGRALSSGETFGFVKVIVDDKYGEILGVHLVGAGVTELVAEVTTAMNLEATGESLYQSIHSHPTLSEAVMEAAANAYGCAIHI from the coding sequence ATGACTCAAAACTATGATCTTATTGTTATTGGTACCGGTCCCGGGGGTTACGTCGCGGCGATTCGTGCCTCCCAGTTGGGTCTTAAAGTGGCCGTGGTCGAACGGGAAAAGGTGGGTGGGGTTTGTCTGAACTGGGGTTGTATCCCGACTAAATCGCTTCTGGAATCGGCCCATCTTTTTGCCAAGATGCAGAGGGCGGAGGATTATGGTCTCAAGGCCAGCTCGGTCGGGTTTGATTTTACCCAAGTCATCAAGAGGAGCCGGCAGGTCGCGGGGCGTTTGGAAAAAGGGGTCCAGTTTCTCTTCAAAAAAAATAAGATTGATCTCTACGAAGGAGAGGCCGTAATTTTGGCGCCGGGTGAAGTGGGTATTACCTCTTGCAATAGCGCCAAAGAACTGCAGGCCAAGAATATCTTGCTGGCCACTGGGGCGCGCCCTCGAAGTTTACCGGGGATCGAACCAGACGGGGAGAAAATCATTACTTATCGTGAGGCGATCCAGCTTTCGCAGTGCCCGAAAAATCTGGCGATTATCGGGGCGGGGGCGATCGGTGTAGAGATGGCCTATTTTTATGCCAGCCTTGGCGCGGCCATTTCTCTTTTTGAGGTAGCCTCCAACATCCTTCCCTTTGAAGACCAGGAGGTCTCCGAGGCGCTTGAAAAGCAGTTCAAGAAGGAAGGATGGGGTATTCATACCAGTGCACGGGTGGAAAAAGTTGAAAAAAACAGTCATGGTGTGAAAATTGTTTACCGTTCGGGGGACCAACAGGGAGAGACATCGGCCGATCTTTTATTGTTGGCCGTTGGGATGCAGGGGAACGGGGATCGTTTGGGCAAGGTCATCCAGGGAGATCCCAAAACCGGCTTTGTTAAAGTAAATGAGCGGTTTCAAACAGCGAAAGATGGGATCTACGCGATCGGTGATCTGATCGGCCCGCCGCTCTTGGCCCATGTGGCGAGCGCCGAGGGGCTCGCCGCTGTCGAAGGGATTGCCGGCAAGAAGGGTGATTCACCCAAACCGCGCCCGATCAATTATGACCGGATCCCCTCTTGCGTTTATTGCGAACCGCAGGTGGCCCATGTGGGGTTAACCGAGAAACAGGCACGGGAAAGAACGGACAAGATCCGTGTCGGGCGTTTCCCCTTTCAGGCCTCGGGACGTGCCCTCTCCAGCGGAGAGACATTTGGCTTTGTCAAAGTGATCGTTGATGACAAGTATGGCGAGATCCTTGGGGTTCATCTCGTGGGCGCTGGTGTTACAGAATTGGTGGCCGAGGTGACGACTGCCATGAATCTTGAAGCGACCGGTGAATCCCTTTATCAGTCAATCCACAGCCATCCGACACTCTCGGAGGCGGTCATGGAGGCGGCGGCCAATGCCTATGGGTGTGCGATCCATATCTGA
- the dnaX gene encoding DNA polymerase III subunit gamma/tau, translating into MPWVNHPYLALARRYRPQTFEEVVGQEPVTTTLRNAIRLKKLHHAYLFAGPRGIGKTSLARLFAKSLNCQSGPTLKPCNQCTACVEITEGRSLDVLEIDGASNTSVDDVRELRDGVRYMAAGGRYKIYIIDEVHMLSNAAFNALLKTLEEPPPHVLFIFATTEADKLPLTILSRILRFDFRRLGSKEIADRLAHVCLQEKITVDTSALQQMAREAAGSLRDGLSLLDQAVAMGDGKITSSFVEGLLGLTPVTRLAELTRSILKGEPQESLRIVDAIYKAGGDLRRLALNLLESFRDLLLYKVAGDLEVLSEKTEEEQQFLKEMVALGGRTDFERLFDLALKNYQDLQRSPIPKAHFEVALVRMTDSIPLQSLDEILRKLEQMEGCDTQGGSVTPLVMTPPRMGEVEMSRKQVESGGKDWPSFLAFVRRAKPQIGAILSHGMVGHFALPRIEINFPKGSVYGEMLQDPAWLEPLKKMGRQFFLQEVGFSFQMTAEKKPPPVLIKDPLLPEAISIFSGSRTKVIPNDS; encoded by the coding sequence ATGCCTTGGGTGAACCACCCTTACTTGGCCCTCGCCAGACGGTATCGTCCCCAGACCTTTGAAGAGGTGGTTGGTCAGGAGCCGGTTACCACGACGCTCCGGAACGCCATCCGTCTCAAAAAACTCCATCATGCCTATCTTTTTGCGGGGCCGCGGGGAATTGGAAAAACGTCACTCGCCCGTCTTTTTGCCAAATCGCTCAATTGCCAGTCAGGCCCTACCCTCAAACCATGCAACCAGTGTACCGCTTGTGTGGAGATCACGGAGGGGCGGTCCCTGGACGTCCTGGAGATTGATGGGGCCTCCAACACCTCGGTCGATGATGTGCGAGAACTCCGTGACGGTGTCCGCTACATGGCCGCCGGCGGTCGGTACAAGATCTACATCATCGATGAAGTCCATATGCTCTCCAACGCCGCTTTCAATGCCCTTCTGAAGACGCTTGAAGAACCGCCACCCCATGTCCTTTTCATTTTCGCCACCACCGAAGCGGACAAGTTGCCGTTGACCATACTTTCACGAATCCTGAGGTTTGATTTTAGACGGCTCGGTTCCAAGGAGATCGCTGATCGGCTAGCGCATGTCTGTTTGCAAGAAAAGATTACAGTCGATACTTCGGCCCTCCAGCAGATGGCTCGCGAGGCGGCCGGTAGCCTGAGAGACGGCTTGAGTCTCCTGGATCAGGCGGTGGCGATGGGGGATGGAAAAATTACCAGTTCGTTTGTGGAGGGGCTTCTGGGACTGACCCCGGTGACACGACTTGCTGAACTGACAAGATCGATTTTAAAAGGGGAACCCCAAGAGTCTCTCCGGATTGTTGATGCCATCTACAAGGCGGGTGGTGATCTCCGGAGATTAGCCCTCAACCTGCTGGAGTCTTTTCGGGACCTCCTCCTCTACAAGGTGGCGGGTGATCTTGAGGTCTTGTCTGAAAAAACGGAAGAGGAACAACAGTTTCTGAAAGAAATGGTGGCGCTGGGAGGGCGTACCGATTTTGAAAGACTCTTCGATCTGGCCCTTAAAAATTATCAGGACCTCCAGCGTTCTCCGATCCCGAAGGCCCATTTTGAAGTAGCCCTTGTCCGGATGACCGATAGTATCCCCCTTCAATCCCTGGATGAAATTTTGAGAAAATTAGAACAGATGGAAGGGTGTGACACCCAGGGGGGATCTGTGACCCCCCTTGTGATGACGCCCCCCAGGATGGGAGAGGTTGAGATGTCCAGAAAACAGGTTGAGTCTGGTGGCAAGGACTGGCCCTCCTTTTTGGCCTTTGTCCGGAGGGCCAAACCGCAGATTGGCGCGATCCTGTCGCACGGGATGGTGGGTCATTTTGCATTACCCCGTATTGAGATCAATTTTCCCAAGGGATCGGTCTATGGTGAAATGCTCCAGGATCCGGCCTGGCTGGAGCCGCTCAAAAAAATGGGGCGCCAATTTTTCCTTCAGGAGGTCGGTTTTTCCTTCCAGATGACCGCCGAGAAGAAACCACCGCCGGTCTTGATAAAAGACCCTCTTTTACCCGAGGCGATCTCCATTTTTTCAGGCAGTAGAACCAAGGTGATCCCGAATGATTCCTAA
- a CDS encoding pyruvate dehydrogenase complex E1 component subunit beta, with protein MLKKITYREALNEALVEEMERDPAVVLIGEEVGQYDGAYKVSQGLLKKFGEKRVIDTPITEAGFAGLGIGAAMGGLRPVVEMMTFNFALLALDQIVNGAAKMRYMSGGQVKVPCVIRGPGGAAHQLAAQHSQCFESTFASVPGLKVVMPSTSRDAKGLLKSAIRDDNPVIFIEGEILYGSVGDVPEGEYLIPIGVGDIKREGSDVTIIAHSKMVYVALTAAKRLEEFGISAEVLDLRTIRPLDEELIVQSVRKTHRCVIVEEGWHFYGVGAQVADVIYNHIFDELDAPIRRVTGLDVPMPYSKPLEHQVIPDAHRVIDAVRDVLYMKG; from the coding sequence ATGCTTAAGAAAATAACTTACAGAGAAGCCTTGAACGAGGCGCTGGTGGAGGAGATGGAGAGGGATCCTGCGGTGGTCCTGATCGGTGAGGAGGTTGGCCAGTATGACGGGGCGTACAAGGTGAGTCAGGGGCTCCTCAAGAAGTTTGGTGAAAAGCGGGTGATCGATACGCCGATTACAGAGGCCGGCTTTGCCGGCCTTGGGATCGGTGCCGCCATGGGGGGGCTTCGACCTGTGGTTGAGATGATGACCTTTAATTTCGCCCTTTTGGCACTTGATCAGATTGTCAACGGCGCCGCGAAGATGCGTTATATGTCAGGCGGGCAGGTGAAGGTCCCTTGCGTTATTCGAGGCCCCGGCGGGGCGGCCCACCAGTTGGCGGCACAACATTCGCAATGTTTTGAGTCCACTTTTGCCTCGGTTCCTGGTCTTAAAGTAGTGATGCCCTCGACATCGAGGGATGCCAAAGGGCTCCTGAAGTCGGCGATTCGGGATGATAATCCGGTCATTTTTATTGAGGGGGAGATTCTCTATGGTTCGGTTGGAGATGTTCCCGAAGGGGAATACCTGATTCCGATCGGTGTGGGGGATATCAAGAGAGAAGGAAGTGACGTGACGATTATCGCTCACTCCAAGATGGTTTATGTCGCCCTGACAGCGGCCAAACGATTGGAAGAGTTTGGGATCTCTGCCGAGGTTCTTGATCTAAGAACAATCCGGCCGCTCGATGAAGAATTGATTGTTCAATCGGTTCGAAAAACACACCGTTGTGTGATTGTAGAAGAGGGGTGGCATTTTTACGGCGTGGGGGCCCAGGTGGCGGATGTTATTTACAATCATATTTTTGACGAACTGGATGCCCCAATCCGAAGGGTGACAGGACTGGATGTCCCGATGCCCTATAGCAAACCGCTGGAGCATCAGGTGATTCCGGATGCTCATCGGGTGATTGATGCCGTCCGGGATGTTCTGTATATGAAAGGGTAG
- the recR gene encoding recombination protein RecR, whose amino-acid sequence MIPKPVIKEVPRNPSKNPIDQLIRALVRLPGVGERTATRLAFFILRSPGELSREIANAILSVREKVHFCERCQNFAEEKLCYLCRNPERDQAVVCVVEEPADLIALEKAGTYRGTYHILHGVIAPLEGVGPEQLKIDSLMKRVKGEAVKELILATNSNMEGEATALYLKDLLKNYPVAITRIASGVPVGGDLEFTDPMTLARALTSRQAYS is encoded by the coding sequence ATGATTCCTAAACCGGTGATCAAAGAAGTTCCGAGAAATCCGTCAAAGAATCCGATTGATCAACTGATCCGTGCGCTCGTACGTCTTCCCGGGGTTGGTGAGCGGACGGCCACTCGGCTTGCTTTTTTTATTTTGCGTTCCCCCGGTGAACTATCGCGTGAGATCGCCAATGCCATTCTCTCCGTTCGGGAAAAGGTTCATTTTTGTGAGCGCTGTCAAAATTTTGCGGAAGAAAAGCTCTGTTACTTGTGTCGGAATCCGGAGAGAGACCAGGCCGTTGTTTGTGTGGTGGAAGAACCGGCCGATCTGATCGCGTTGGAGAAGGCAGGGACCTATCGAGGGACCTATCATATCTTGCACGGGGTGATTGCCCCGCTGGAGGGGGTTGGACCGGAGCAACTAAAGATTGATTCCTTGATGAAGAGGGTTAAGGGGGAAGCCGTGAAAGAGCTTATTTTAGCGACCAATTCCAACATGGAAGGGGAGGCGACCGCTCTTTATCTTAAGGATTTGCTCAAAAACTATCCCGTGGCGATTACCCGGATTGCTTCGGGGGTCCCCGTAGGGGGAGACCTCGAATTCACCGATCCGATGACATTGGCCCGAGCCTTGACCTCACGCCAGGCTTACAGCTAA
- the lipB gene encoding lipoyl(octanoyl) transferase LipB: MRSISEKPVVTLCPGPISYDEALAKQMELHQLRCVDKIPDTLLLLEHQPVMTVGLSGGWQFLKVPREFLEGQGIVFRETDRGGKITFHNPGQVVGYPIVKLALHGLSISTFVCRLQEMLIRVLADFGVVAYSRDRIIGVWTRGRKIASLGLRLHHGVTRHGFALNVNNDLTGFQMIDPCGLVGCEITSLQKEGVDLSTTEVESKITGYWQELFEGMIHEVSKETGSGGDSPQRVAQI; encoded by the coding sequence GTGCGATCCATATCTGAAAAACCGGTGGTGACGCTTTGCCCGGGCCCTATCTCTTACGATGAGGCACTGGCAAAGCAAATGGAGCTCCACCAACTCCGGTGCGTTGACAAAATTCCAGATACCCTCCTCCTGTTAGAACACCAACCGGTCATGACCGTTGGTCTCTCTGGAGGATGGCAGTTTCTCAAGGTCCCCAGGGAATTTCTGGAAGGTCAGGGGATCGTCTTTAGGGAGACCGATCGTGGAGGGAAAATTACCTTTCACAATCCCGGACAAGTCGTTGGTTACCCGATTGTCAAACTGGCCCTTCACGGTTTGTCGATCTCCACATTTGTCTGTCGATTACAGGAAATGTTAATTCGCGTTCTTGCTGATTTTGGAGTCGTCGCCTATTCTCGTGACAGGATCATCGGTGTCTGGACGCGCGGGAGGAAAATCGCTTCTCTCGGATTACGTCTGCATCATGGGGTGACGCGACACGGGTTTGCCTTGAACGTCAACAATGACCTGACCGGTTTTCAGATGATCGATCCGTGTGGTCTCGTCGGTTGTGAAATCACTTCCCTCCAAAAAGAGGGGGTGGATCTCTCGACAACAGAAGTAGAATCAAAAATTACCGGTTACTGGCAGGAACTTTTTGAGGGGATGATTCATGAGGTATCAAAGGAAACAGGTAGCGGGGGTGATTCACCCCAACGAGTCGCTCAAATCTAA
- a CDS encoding gliding-motility protein MglA yields the protein MSFINPKEKEINCKIVYYGPAFSGKSTTLRKVFEKVSKNKNGRIVSLTEEQDRTIYFDFLPLSLGKVKDYQVRLHLYSVPGQILYANSRKIILKGVDGVIFVVDSQVEKMEANIESFRNLKDSLREQEAGSIPPLVFQYNKRDLSNAAPVAQLREILNSSKLPDFESVATQGEGVMEAMQMVAKQVLKELQKKG from the coding sequence ATGTCTTTTATCAATCCCAAAGAGAAGGAGATCAACTGCAAGATTGTCTATTACGGCCCCGCCTTTTCTGGCAAATCTACAACCCTCCGCAAAGTATTCGAAAAGGTCTCCAAAAATAAAAATGGCAGAATCGTTTCACTGACAGAGGAACAGGACCGGACCATCTATTTTGATTTCCTTCCTCTCTCTTTAGGCAAGGTTAAAGATTATCAAGTTCGTCTCCACCTTTATAGCGTTCCGGGCCAGATCCTTTATGCCAATAGCCGGAAGATTATCTTGAAGGGGGTGGATGGGGTTATCTTTGTGGTAGATTCACAGGTGGAAAAGATGGAGGCGAATATTGAGAGTTTCCGCAACCTCAAGGATAGTCTTCGTGAACAAGAGGCGGGTTCAATCCCCCCCCTCGTTTTTCAGTATAACAAAAGGGACCTTTCCAATGCGGCGCCGGTGGCGCAACTGCGTGAGATCTTAAACAGTTCCAAGCTTCCGGATTTTGAATCAGTCGCTACCCAGGGAGAAGGGGTCATGGAGGCGATGCAGATGGTAGCCAAACAGGTCCTCAAGGAACTCCAGAAAAAGGGGTAA
- a CDS encoding 2-oxo acid dehydrogenase subunit E2, translated as MPRLSDTMQEGELLKWLRKEGDKIEPGDLIAEVETDKATMEFECYEGGVLVKRLAAEGETLPVGGAMAIVADEGGEDIGEFLKMVEEEKRGKIEKKEKIKKIEKTEGIRKGEESQRKPQGVVIPPRPEPVPTDKKGWIKASPLARRLAEEKGVDLTTVVGSGPGGRIIRQDVEKMVGAVREPPVQEIPKPFQKGEPVKLSMMRKAIVRTMQSSKPGVPHYYLNIDIDAAPMEVFRQKLKKKKTGVTITALLIKAAAIALKKHPLVNTVFQSDALMGDHLLTCPHADIGVAVDIAEGGLVTPVIRNCEEKTLKEISAELEQLAQRAREKKLKEEEYKGATFAISNLGMFGITRFTAVIVPPAAAMLAVGKTREIPVIKKEKISIGREISMTLSCDHRVVDGAVGARFLQTLKEILENPYDSKL; from the coding sequence ATGCCGCGACTGTCGGATACCATGCAGGAAGGGGAACTCCTGAAATGGCTCAGGAAGGAAGGGGATAAGATTGAGCCGGGGGATCTGATCGCCGAGGTGGAGACCGACAAGGCGACGATGGAGTTTGAATGTTATGAAGGGGGCGTTTTGGTGAAAAGGCTTGCTGCCGAAGGGGAAACCCTCCCGGTCGGCGGGGCGATGGCGATTGTGGCGGATGAGGGGGGAGAGGATATCGGCGAGTTTTTAAAAATGGTAGAAGAAGAAAAGAGGGGGAAGATAGAAAAGAAGGAAAAAATAAAAAAGATTGAGAAGACAGAAGGGATTAGAAAAGGAGAAGAGAGTCAGAGAAAACCCCAAGGTGTTGTGATCCCCCCAAGACCGGAACCGGTCCCTACCGATAAAAAAGGTTGGATCAAGGCTTCACCACTGGCTCGAAGGCTTGCTGAAGAAAAGGGAGTTGATTTAACAACGGTTGTCGGGAGCGGGCCCGGTGGTCGGATTATCCGGCAGGATGTTGAAAAAATGGTAGGGGCGGTTCGCGAACCGCCCGTACAGGAAATCCCCAAACCCTTTCAAAAAGGAGAACCAGTCAAGCTCTCGATGATGCGGAAGGCGATCGTCCGGACGATGCAGTCCTCCAAACCGGGCGTTCCCCATTATTACCTGAATATCGATATTGATGCTGCCCCGATGGAGGTTTTTAGACAAAAACTCAAGAAAAAGAAAACAGGCGTGACGATCACCGCCCTTTTGATCAAGGCGGCGGCCATCGCCCTCAAAAAACACCCCCTTGTCAACACGGTCTTTCAGAGTGATGCACTCATGGGGGATCATCTCCTTACCTGCCCCCATGCCGATATCGGCGTGGCGGTTGATATCGCAGAAGGAGGACTCGTCACGCCGGTTATCCGCAATTGTGAGGAAAAAACACTGAAAGAGATTTCTGCTGAATTGGAACAGTTGGCCCAGAGAGCCCGTGAGAAAAAATTGAAAGAAGAGGAATACAAAGGAGCGACTTTTGCCATTAGCAACTTGGGGATGTTTGGCATTACGCGGTTTACCGCTGTGATCGTTCCCCCCGCCGCCGCGATGCTGGCCGTTGGTAAAACACGTGAAATTCCGGTCATTAAGAAAGAAAAAATTTCTATTGGAAGAGAAATTTCAATGACACTTTCTTGTGACCATCGAGTTGTTGATGGGGCGGTGGGGGCGAGGTTTTTGCAAACATTGAAGGAAATATTGGAGAATCCTTATGACTCAAAACTATGA